The following proteins are encoded in a genomic region of Clostridium kluyveri:
- a CDS encoding DUF4652 domain-containing protein: MKFKKVNFLICLSLMVLALSFTACSSDKNTSSNKVNTNTSSNNNDKKVNSDTAAVDTKDKDNEQTTQNNGSSSSGTKNTSGINFIKKQLDSSTEITFNTDWKNSEDGSYSACIEGKGSEALEEGVGKIIIKSGQNLYSYEIENNTQISPKYVEWADGKNLFVVVASSHGTLAKGGDLYMLNVNTGEVSLLIKDSSKKQQIMSVQKDGNNINLKVNIYDDDAYNESHVEDWVITSFNTSLSGKIEVKNSDGKVVYKINE, translated from the coding sequence ATGAAATTTAAAAAAGTGAATTTTCTAATATGCTTGTCTTTGATGGTTTTAGCTTTATCATTTACAGCTTGTTCTTCTGATAAAAATACTTCTTCTAATAAGGTAAATACTAATACTTCTTCTAATAACAATGATAAAAAGGTAAACTCAGATACCGCAGCTGTTGATACTAAGGATAAAGATAATGAACAAACAACACAAAATAATGGTTCTTCCTCAAGTGGTACTAAAAATACAAGTGGAATAAATTTTATAAAAAAACAATTGGATAGTAGTACGGAAATAACCTTTAATACTGATTGGAAAAATTCAGAAGATGGAAGTTATAGTGCTTGTATAGAGGGTAAGGGCAGTGAAGCCTTAGAAGAAGGTGTAGGAAAAATAATAATAAAAAGCGGACAAAATCTTTATAGTTATGAAATAGAGAATAATACTCAAATATCACCTAAATATGTAGAATGGGCTGATGGAAAAAACCTATTTGTAGTCGTAGCATCTTCCCATGGAACACTAGCAAAAGGGGGAGATTTGTATATGCTTAATGTAAATACAGGAGAAGTTTCACTTTTAATAAAGGATTCAAGTAAAAAACAACAGATAATGTCTGTACAAAAAGATGGAAATAATATAAATTTGAAAGTGAATATCTATGATGATGATGCATATAATGAATCTCATGTAGAAGATTGGGTTATTACTTCCTTTAATACAAGCTTAAGCGGTAAGATAGAAGTTAAAAATTCTGATGGGAAAGTAGTATATAAGATAAATGAATAA
- a CDS encoding tetratricopeptide repeat protein has protein sequence MNKSQKIYNRALNKYNNGYINAAIKLCEESISIDIKNKASINLKGLLLYLKGDLDKAQKLWKMNYQVNGDEVAQKYLESSKKDNEKIQFYKKALGLIEKFKIDEALVLLEECTESDFNYINVNNYSALCYMKKGQYAKALEKINNVLKLDVKNIEAKENIKLLENIDIISKKNNIKKVCCISFIGILIACGIFLIVNKGNKSIVGFIKFFNIGTMKAQNINYENNKKIENVNGKIDKNIKKTFPLEDMGNYIKNKDYDSMYVQVMNWRSDKLNSNEENLLSEAYKLLTTEGCVYFYNLGCNYLKNKDYNNAKTYLKKSYEFGTGNELYPHIIYMLGTSFDLSGDLKGSIKYYEEYDGNFSDGSYEETVLYRLAVIYKDLNMEQSKSYAKKLVNTYPESIYNNSQINNLIN, from the coding sequence ATGAATAAATCACAGAAAATATATAATAGGGCCTTAAATAAATATAATAACGGATATATAAATGCTGCCATAAAGTTATGTGAGGAAAGTATATCTATAGATATAAAAAATAAAGCATCAATTAATCTTAAAGGGCTTTTGTTATATTTAAAAGGTGATTTGGATAAGGCACAGAAGCTCTGGAAAATGAATTATCAGGTTAATGGGGATGAAGTTGCCCAAAAATATCTTGAGAGTTCAAAGAAAGATAATGAGAAAATTCAATTCTATAAAAAAGCTCTAGGATTGATTGAGAAATTTAAAATAGATGAGGCCTTAGTATTATTAGAAGAATGTACTGAAAGTGATTTTAATTACATCAATGTAAATAACTACAGTGCATTGTGCTATATGAAAAAAGGTCAATATGCTAAAGCTTTGGAGAAGATAAACAATGTACTTAAGCTGGATGTTAAAAATATTGAGGCTAAAGAAAATATAAAATTGCTTGAAAACATAGATATAATAAGCAAAAAAAATAATATTAAAAAAGTATGTTGTATTTCTTTTATTGGTATTTTAATAGCTTGTGGTATATTTCTAATTGTGAATAAGGGCAATAAATCAATTGTAGGGTTTATAAAATTTTTTAATATAGGAACCATGAAAGCACAAAATATAAATTATGAAAATAATAAAAAGATTGAAAATGTCAATGGAAAAATTGATAAAAATATAAAGAAAACTTTTCCTCTTGAGGATATGGGAAATTATATAAAAAATAAAGATTATGATTCTATGTATGTACAGGTTATGAACTGGAGGAGTGATAAACTGAACTCTAATGAGGAGAATTTGCTATCTGAGGCATATAAGCTTTTAACTACAGAAGGATGTGTTTATTTTTATAATTTAGGGTGTAACTATTTAAAAAATAAAGATTATAATAATGCAAAGACTTATTTAAAAAAATCCTATGAATTTGGAACAGGAAATGAATTATATCCTCATATAATTTATATGCTTGGAACTTCTTTCGATTTATCGGGAGATTTAAAAGGATCTATAAAATATTATGAAGAATATGATGGTAATTTTTCTGATGGAAGTTATGAAGAAACGGTGTTATATAGGCTTGCTGTCATATATAAAGATTTAAATATGGAACAATCTAAAAGCTATGCTAAAAAATTAGTAAACACTTATCCTGAATCTATTT